One Brassica napus cultivar Da-Ae chromosome A1, Da-Ae, whole genome shotgun sequence genomic region harbors:
- the LOC106422487 gene encoding serine carboxypeptidase-like 32 — protein sequence MIHQTIYNVSIALCLCTLFAFVFSDSPEAMRDLVTDLPGQSGVRFRHYAGYVPVDKKHGRAMFYWFFEAMSLPNQKPLVLWLNGGPGCSSVGYGATQEIGPFLVDNKGNSLQFNPYAWNHEANILFLESPVGVGFSYSNTSSDYKKIGDEFTARDAYSFIQNWLERFPAYRENNFYIAGESYAGKYIPELAEVVYDKNNENSSLHIKLKGILLGNPETSEAEDWDGWVDYAWSHAVISDEMYGVIKRNCNFSSKTTWDVKECKDNVDEVVKQYHKIDQYSLYTPTCNGNSTPSSSLDSTRFRTNLRNSKMMPRMMGGYDPCLDDYTKVFYNRADVQKALHASDGIHLKNWSICNDDIFDNWTDSKPSVLPIYKKLIAGGFRIWVYSGDTDGRVPVLGTRYCINKLALPIKTSWTPWYHEKQVSGWLQEYEGLTFGTFKGAGHDVPSFKPSESLAFFSAFLKGVLPALSP from the exons atgattcatCAAACTATTTACAATGTGTCAATTGCATTGTGTCTTTGCACTCTTTTCGCGTTTGTTTTTTCTGATAGCCCAGAAGCAATGAGAGATCTCGTTACGGATTTGCCTGGTCAATCTGGTGTGAGGTTCAGACATTACGCCGGCTATGTCCCGGTTGATAAAAAACATGGAAGGGctatgttttattggtttttCGAGGCTATGAGTCTTCCAAACCAGAAGCCTTTAGTACTGTGGCTTAATGGAG GGCCTGGATGTTCTTCTGTGGGATACGGAGCAACACAAGAGATTGGTCCATTTCTTGTGGATAACAAAGGAAACAGTCTTCAATTTAATCCCTATGCATGGAATCATG AGGCCAACATTCTGTTTCTAGAATCCCCTGTTGGTGTCGGGTTTTCGTATTCAAACACAAGTAGTGACTATAAAAAGATCGGCGATGAATTTACAG CGAGAGACGCATACTCCTTTATTCAAAATTGGTTGGAGAGGTTCCCAGCTTACAGAGAAAACAATTTCTATATAGCTGGCGAGAGCTATGCAG GAAAGTATATACCGGAGCTTGCAGAGGTCGTTTATGACAAGAACAATGAAAATTCCTCACTTCATATCAAGCTTAAAGGCATTCTG CTTGGAAATCCTGAAACATCGGAAGCCGAAGATTGGGATGGATGGGTGGATTATGCATGGAGCCATGCAGTAATATCAGACGAGATGTATGGAGTCATAAAAAGAAATTGCAATTTCAGTAGTAAAACTACTTGGGATGTTAAAGAATGCAAAGACAACGTAGACGAAGTAGTCAAACAATATCACAAAATTGATCAATACAGTCTCTATACTCCTACCTGTAATGGAAATTCAACGCCTAGTTCATCCCTTGATTCCACGAGATTCAGGACTAATCTTCGCAATTCCAAAATG ATGCCGAGGATGATGGGCGGATACGACCCGTGTTTGGATGATTATACGAAAGTATTCTACAACAGAGCAGATGTCCAGAAAGCTCTTCATGCAAGTGATGGTATTCATCTAAAGAATTGGAGCATTTGCAA CGatgatatttttgataattGGACGGATTCAAAGCCCTCAGTTTTGccaatatataagaaattaatcgcGGGAGGATTTAGAATATGGGTTTACAG CGGCGACACAGATGGAAGAGTTCCCGTACTCGGGACAAGGTACTGCATAAACAAGTTGGCATTACCCATTAAGACGTCGTGGACGCCATGGTACCACGAGAAACAG gtTAGTGGATGGCTTCAAGAATACGAAGGTTTAACTTTTGGAACGTTCAAAGGAGCAGGACATGATGTGCCTTCCTTCAAACCCAGCGAGTCGCTTGCGTTTTTCTCCGCCTTTCTCAAAGGAGTTCTTCCTGCTTTATCGCCGTAA
- the LOC106422494 gene encoding helicase-like transcription factor CHR28, whose translation MGEEGSAVALGDGFPPDDLDVAFEFEDDDEDLTIDFETIYRILDEKPPDSSQGSQENSSPAGSGSSPDELNNSHLQNGTQMVDSFASRDSPSGTGSFDHHVKLASGLSPSPARTCSASLKDWFSLSPDEKPVEPYAMSAFCYNSNALPNGADNPLSSAQNCYNTTEHTPSFAFQFFPNKEEAVNDVDSGVSECLSDGASRMVFDTHGRVDYGSSDRKPVVGFSSAIGIGFNCESNSSVPLPSAKPYNRFDSHFADNCSSSFQGNKAAPVKVKPEAESEKLVSSSVPKEESIIDPVYAPGETSHWWSGASGCSVSYQTDIQEGFAFMAQQTGFPSQDSGNSNNFYDSNACLQYVAADPSSATQINGYVDSLTKVNQEHIQPRSVDYNFPNASFESVQSLSPESISDSDDDSDVYIIETNGQSANPYRPLAMKNPVVSSQYAPSGHTFNQPGGTRLQSNKENMIFQAALQDLSLPEAEANLPDGVLAVPLMRHQRIALSWMAHKETTGFPCSGGILADDQGLGKTISTIALILKERSTPSRTCEESIKKEVFDLESEGGECASSKPNGQSEQVDGNSVDKVRGRPAAGTLVVCPTSVMRQWGDEIRKKVTSEAKLSVLVYHGSSRTKDPHELAKYDVVVTTYSIVSMEVPKQPLVDDEDEEKDDLQNGEGAAAGLCPNKKRKYPPDSQKKGSKKKKRLDRASAEAQSGPLAKVSWFRVVLDEAQSIKNHKTQVARACWGLRAKRRWCLSGTPIQNSIDDLYSYFRFLKYDPYSSYVWFCNSIKNPVAKTPVKGYQKLQAILKTVMLRRTKGSLIDGKPIISLPPKSIELRKVEFTEEERDFYSNLEKESRSQFQEYKEAGTVKQNYVNILLMLLRLRQACDHPLLVKGEYSFTWESSLGLAKKENFSEASLQICGICNDSPEDAVVSVCGHVFCKQCFYECLTGDDNLCPIANCNGSLSAMPSMHDSATSVHVETVDSCSEGLPYESSKIKAALEILQSLARPQDLTDMKQLTQKGADSSLSATPRKVVGEKAIVFSQWTKMLDLLEASLISSRIQYRRLDGTMSVAARDKAVQDFNTLPEVTVMIMSLKAASLGLNMVAACHVLMLDLWWNPTTEDQAIDRAHRIGQTRPVTVVRFTVKETVEDRILALQQKKRMMVASAFGEDEKGSRQSHLTVEDLNYLFMAD comes from the exons ATGGGTGAGGAGGGTTCCGCGGTTGCCCTGGGCGATGGATTTCCTCCTGATGATCTTGATGTTGCTTTTGAGTTTGAAGACGACGATGAAGATCTCACTATTGACTTCGAAACCATTTACCGTATTCTAGATGAGAAGCCCCCCGATTCTTCTCAG ggTAGCCAAGAAAATTCATCTCCAGCTGGTTCTGGTTCTTCACCTGACGAGCTCAATAATTCACACTTGCAAAATG GAACTCAGATGGTTGATTCGTTTGCCTCTCGGGATTCGCCTTCTGGGACTGGTTCTTTTGATCACCATGTGAAACTTGCCTCTGGCCTTAGTCCTTCACCTGCTCGTACTTGCTCCGCGAGTCTTAAAGATTGGTTTTCACTGAGCCCGGATGAGAAGCCTGTCGAACCCTATGCCATGTCTGCTTTTTGTTATAACTCCAATGCTCTCCCCAACGGTGCGGATAACCCTCTCTCTTCTGCTCAAAATTGCTACAATACAACAGAACATACCCCCAGTTTCGCATTTCAGTTCTTTCCCAATAAAGAAGAAGCTGTGAATGATGTTGACAGTGGTGTTAGTGAGTGTCTGTCGGATGGTGCCAGCCGGATGGTTTTTGATACACACGGGAGAGTAGACTACGGATCTTCAGACAGGAAGCCTGTTGTTGGTTTCTCTAGTGCAATAGGGATCGGTTTCAATTGTGAAAGTAATTCCTCAGTTCCTCTTCCCTCTGCCAAACCGTACAATCGTTTTGACAGTCACTTTGCTGATAACTGTTCAAGCAGTTTTCAGGGTAATAAAGCTGCCCCTGTGAAGGTTAAGCCAGAGGCTGAGTCAGAGAAACTGGTTTCCAGTTCAGTTCCAAAGGAAGAAAGCATTATTGACCCTGTTTATGCACCTGGGGAAACCAGTCATTGGTGGTCTGGTGCATCTGGCTGTTCAGTTTCCTATCAGACAGATATTCAAGAAGGATTCGCATTTATGGCACAGCAAACTGGTTTCCCTAGTCAAGACAGTGGCAACTCCAATAACTTTTATGATTCAAATGCATGTTTGCAATATGTTGCCGCAGATCCGAGCTCAGCGACACAGATCAATGGGTATGTAGACTCTCTGACAAAAGTAAACCAAGAACATATTCAACCAAGGAGCGTTGATTATAATTTCCCAAATGCGAGCTTTGAATCAGTTCAAAGTCTTTCTCCAGAAAGTATATCCGACAGTGATGATGATTCTGATGTCTACATAATAGAAACTAATGGTCAATCTGCAAACCCATATCGACCTCTAGCTATGAAAAACCCGGTGGTTTCTTCACAGTATGCTCCAAGTGGTCATACTTTCAATCAACCTGGAGGCACGAGGCTCCAgtcaaacaaagaaaatatgatCTTTCAAGCTGCATTGCAG GATCTCTCTCTGCCTGAAGCTGAAGCAAATCTTCCTGATGGTGTCTTGGCAGTTCCGCTTATGAGACATCAG CGAATTGCATTGTCGTGGATGGCACATAAGGAGACAACTGGTTTCCCCTGTTCGGGAGGAATTCTTGCTGATGATCAG GGACTTGGGAAGACAATTTCCACCATAGCACTCATACTAAAGGAACGGTCTACACCTTCCCGAACATGTGAAGAGAGTATCAAGAAAGAAGTTTTTGACTTAGAAAGCGAGGGTGGAGAATGTGCGTCCTCAAAACCTAATGGACAGAGTGAGCAAGTTGATGGAAatagtgtggataaggtgaggGGAAGGCCAGCTGCTGGAACGCTTGTTGTCTGTCCCACAAGTGTTATGCGACAGTGGGGTGATGAAATACGCAAGAAGGTAACTAGTGAAGCGAAACTCTCTGTACTTGTATACCATGGGTCCAGCAGAACGAAGGATCCTCATGAGTTGGCTAAATATGATGTTGTGGTTACTACATATTCTATCGTGAGCATGGAAGTACCGAAGCAGCCTCTTGttgatgatgaggatgaagagAAGGATGATTTACAGAATGGTGAAGGTGCAGCTGCTGGCCTGTGCCCaaacaagaaaaggaaatatCCTCCCGATTCTCAAAAGAAGGgctcaaagaagaagaaacgtctTGACCGCGCATCGGCTGAGGCTCAGTCGGGCCCTCTTGCGAAAGTTTCCTGGTTCAGAGTTGTTCTGGATGAGGCACAGAGCATTAAGAATCATAAGACCCAAGTTGCAAGAGCATGCTGGGGCCTTCGTGCTAAACGGAGGTGGTGTTTGTCTGGTACTCCAATCCAGAATTCAATCGATGACCTCTATAGCTACTTCCGGTTCCTCAAATATGATCCTTATTCTTCCTACGTTTGGTTCTGTAATTCAATTAAGAACCCTGTAGCTAAGACCCCGGTGAAAGGATATCAGAAGCTGCAGGCTATCCTTAAAACAGTGATGCTTCGCCGGACTAAAG GTTCACTTATTGACGGGAAACCCATAATCTCTTTACCTCCGAAGTCAATAGAGCTGAGAAAAGTGGAGTTCACTGAGGAGGAACGTGATTTCTACTCCAACTTAGAAAAAGAATCTCGTAGTCAATTCCAG GAATATAAAGAAGCGGGGACAGTAAAGCAAAATTACGTAAATATTTTGTTGATGCTCTTGCGTCTTCGCCAAGCTTGTGATCACCCACTTCTCGTTAAAGGAGAATACAGTTTTACTTGGGAATCCTCTCTCGGATTAGCCAAGAAGGAGAATTTCTCAGAAGCTTCATTGCAAATTTGTGGTATCTGCAAT GATTCACCTGAGGATGCTGTTGTGTCAGTCTGTGGTCACGTATTCTGCAAGCAGTGCTTTTATGAATGCCTTACGGGAGATGATAATCTATGCCCGATTGCAAACTGCAATGGCAGTCTCTCTGCTATGCCTTCCATGCATGATAGTGCCACTTCAGTTCATGTTGAGACTGTTGACTCTTGTTCTGAAGGTCTTCCATATGAGTCATCAAAAATCAAGGCTGCTCTAGAGATCTTACAATCACTTGCCAGACCGCAAGATTTGACAGATATGAAGCAACTCACTCAAAAGGGAGCGGACTCCAGTCTTTCTGCAACTCCACGCAAGGTTGTTGGAGAAAAAGCCATTGTTTTCTCTCAATGGACGAAAATGCTGGACCTGCTTGAAGCTTCTCTTATAAGTTCGCGTATTCAGTATAGAAGGCTCGATGGAACAATGTCAGTTGCTGCTCGAGATAAAGCAGTGCAGGATTTCAACACTCTCCCTGAG GTTACTGTAATGATCATGTCACTCAAGGCTGCTAGTCTCGGACTGAACATGGTAGCAGCGTGTCATGTTCTAATGCTAGACTTGTGGTGGAACCCAACGACCGAGGATCAGGCTATCGATAGAGCACATCGCATAGGACAAACAAGGCCAGTAACAGTGGTTCGATTCACAGTGAAAGAAACAGTCGAAGATCGCATATTAGCCCTTCAG CAAAAGAAGAGAATGATGGTAGCGTCTGCATTTGGTGAAGATGAAAAGGGAAGCCGACAGTCTCACCTCACAGTGGAGGACTTGAACTATCTGTTTATGGCAGATTAA